The Chryseobacterium sp. 52 genome includes a region encoding these proteins:
- a CDS encoding RNA polymerase sigma factor has product MFDEEKTINEILKGNLGAFQHIVKQYQNLVYSILNRLLTNDEDMEDVGQEVFIKVYDQLKNFKRESKLSTWIAKITYNIAVNYIKKNSRYHFNSIDDDSDFQFSSETPESKLIGKEFDVYINRLISELPLQYRTVITLYHMDEFSIQEIQNITKFPEGTVKGYLFRARKLLKEKLEKDGYP; this is encoded by the coding sequence ATGTTTGATGAAGAAAAAACCATTAATGAAATTCTGAAGGGAAACCTTGGCGCTTTTCAGCATATTGTAAAGCAGTATCAGAATCTGGTCTATTCTATTTTAAACAGATTACTGACTAATGATGAAGACATGGAAGATGTAGGGCAGGAAGTTTTCATTAAGGTATATGATCAGTTGAAAAACTTCAAAAGAGAATCTAAACTGTCTACCTGGATTGCTAAAATCACCTATAATATTGCAGTCAATTATATTAAGAAAAACTCCAGATATCATTTTAATAGCATTGATGACGATTCAGACTTTCAGTTTTCTTCTGAAACTCCTGAAAGCAAACTGATCGGAAAAGAATTTGATGTCTATATAAACAGACTGATCAGCGAACTGCCTTTACAGTACAGAACGGTCATTACGTTATATCATATGGATGAATTCAGTATTCAGGAAATTCAGAATATTACAAAATTTCCTGAGGGTACTGTTAAAGGATATTTATTCAGAGCCAGAAAATTACTAAAAGAAAAACTTGAAAAAGATGGATACCCATAA
- a CDS encoding 2-hydroxyacid dehydrogenase yields the protein MKVFINKRIPEAGIQMLKEAGLEVFIPEHENLSHEEWLIYCQNNDAVLSVGGEFKYDQDFFDQCPNIKTIALYSVGFDHVDMKEANRRHIPIGNTPDVLSKATSDVAFLLMQSVARRASYNFQKVKDGNWGDFDPLHALGQELYGKTLGVLGLGRIGFEMAKKSQKAFDMKIIYHNRHQNEEAEKELNATYVSFDELIAQSDVLSVHANFTPEQKDLFNGPVFEKMKSNAIFINTARGGFQNEKELYEALVSKQIWGAGLDVTNPEPMSKNSPLLELSNVCVLPHIGSATIEARTGMAQIAAGNIIAFSKGEKLPYCANPEVYQN from the coding sequence ATGAAAGTATTCATCAACAAAAGAATTCCTGAAGCGGGAATACAAATGCTGAAAGAAGCCGGACTGGAAGTTTTCATTCCGGAACATGAAAACCTGTCTCATGAAGAATGGCTGATCTATTGTCAGAATAACGATGCTGTTTTAAGTGTAGGCGGAGAATTTAAATACGACCAGGATTTTTTTGATCAGTGTCCCAATATAAAAACAATTGCTTTATACTCTGTAGGTTTTGACCATGTTGATATGAAGGAAGCGAACCGGAGACATATTCCCATCGGGAATACACCTGATGTTCTCAGTAAAGCCACTTCTGATGTTGCTTTTTTACTGATGCAGTCGGTAGCGAGAAGAGCAAGTTATAATTTTCAGAAAGTGAAAGACGGTAACTGGGGCGATTTTGATCCGTTGCATGCTTTAGGGCAGGAACTGTATGGAAAAACATTAGGCGTACTGGGACTGGGAAGGATTGGTTTTGAAATGGCTAAAAAATCTCAAAAGGCTTTCGATATGAAGATTATATATCACAACCGTCATCAAAATGAAGAAGCTGAAAAAGAATTAAATGCCACCTATGTTTCTTTCGATGAACTGATTGCGCAATCCGATGTCCTGAGTGTTCATGCTAATTTTACACCCGAACAGAAAGACCTTTTCAACGGACCTGTTTTTGAAAAAATGAAGTCCAATGCTATTTTTATCAATACGGCAAGAGGTGGCTTTCAGAATGAAAAAGAACTTTATGAAGCGTTGGTTTCAAAGCAGATCTGGGGAGCAGGATTAGATGTCACCAATCCTGAACCGATGTCTAAGAACAGTCCGCTTTTAGAACTTTCCAATGTGTGTGTATTGCCACATATAGGCTCTGCAACCATAGAAGCCAGAACAGGAATGGCACAGATCGCTGCCGGAAATATCATAGCTTTTTCTAAAGGGGAAAAACTTCCTTACTGTGCAAATCCTGAAGTGTATCAGAATTAA
- a CDS encoding protein-L-isoaspartate(D-aspartate) O-methyltransferase, whose translation MHDSFVHKGKRKILVEYLRHKIGISDENVLSAMSEVPRHLFIESIFEDFAYEDRAFPILSHQTISHPSTVAEQSELLQVKPGEKVLEIGTGCGYQTAVLLAMKALVFTVERQKDLFDFSKKKFRELHLTPKFQSFGDGFAGLPTFAPFDKIIVTCGASVLPTELLKQLNIGGKMVIPLGPTDEQILYRFTKTAPTEFEKEEFGAYKFVPMLGNTNH comes from the coding sequence ATGCATGATTCGTTTGTACATAAAGGAAAAAGAAAAATCTTAGTCGAATATTTAAGACATAAGATCGGGATATCGGATGAGAATGTACTTTCGGCAATGAGTGAAGTTCCGAGACACCTTTTTATTGAAAGTATTTTTGAAGATTTTGCCTATGAAGACCGGGCATTTCCAATTTTATCACACCAGACCATTTCCCACCCTTCAACGGTGGCAGAACAATCTGAGCTGTTGCAGGTGAAACCGGGTGAGAAAGTTCTGGAAATAGGAACCGGCTGCGGATATCAGACTGCGGTTTTATTGGCTATGAAAGCTTTGGTTTTTACCGTGGAAAGACAGAAAGACCTTTTTGATTTTTCGAAGAAGAAGTTTCGCGAACTCCATTTAACTCCAAAATTTCAGAGCTTCGGAGACGGTTTTGCCGGGCTTCCGACCTTTGCTCCTTTTGATAAGATCATTGTAACCTGTGGCGCTTCGGTTTTACCCACAGAATTATTAAAACAGCTGAACATTGGCGGAAAGATGGTTATTCCGTTAGGTCCTACCGATGAACAGATCTTATACAGATTTACAAAAACAGCTCCTACAGAATTTGAAAAAGAAGAATTCGGAGCATATAAATTTGTTCCGATGTTAGGAAATACTAATCATTAG
- a CDS encoding Gfo/Idh/MocA family protein, with product MLKAGLVGAGHLGKIHLRLLNQSDKYELVGFHDKDIENGKKIEAEFGYKYFENFDELLDQIDMLDIVTPTVYHYDYALKAIEKKLHFFIEKPVTQTLEQAEEILHKCQENGIKAQVGHVERYNPAFIATKDYIKNPMFIEIHRLAEFNPRGTDVSVVLDLMIHDLDILLSMAKSKVKNIHASGVCVVSKTPDIANARIEFENGCVANLTTSRISMKGMRKSRFFQKDAYISVDFLEKKAEVIRMKDAPETPTPFDMIIENADGEKNQILFEYPDIQPNNAILDELNSFADAITDGTNVEVSLEDGTEALKVALEIVRLIS from the coding sequence ATGTTAAAAGCAGGTTTGGTAGGTGCCGGACATCTGGGAAAGATCCATTTAAGACTTCTTAACCAGTCAGATAAGTACGAGCTGGTAGGTTTTCACGATAAAGATATTGAAAACGGAAAAAAAATAGAAGCAGAATTCGGGTATAAATATTTTGAAAATTTTGATGAACTTCTTGATCAGATCGATATGCTGGATATTGTGACGCCTACAGTATACCATTACGATTACGCTTTAAAAGCGATTGAGAAAAAGCTTCATTTTTTCATTGAAAAACCTGTTACCCAAACGCTTGAACAGGCTGAAGAAATCCTTCATAAATGTCAGGAAAACGGCATTAAAGCACAGGTAGGACATGTCGAAAGATACAATCCCGCTTTTATTGCTACGAAAGATTATATTAAGAATCCCATGTTCATTGAGATCCACAGACTGGCAGAATTTAATCCAAGAGGAACGGATGTTTCTGTAGTTCTGGACCTTATGATTCACGATCTGGATATTTTATTGAGTATGGCCAAATCTAAGGTTAAAAACATCCACGCAAGCGGCGTATGTGTCGTAAGCAAAACCCCGGATATCGCGAATGCCAGAATAGAATTTGAAAATGGCTGTGTCGCAAACCTTACGACCTCCAGAATATCAATGAAAGGGATGAGAAAAAGTCGTTTTTTCCAGAAAGACGCTTATATTTCTGTAGATTTTCTTGAGAAGAAAGCTGAAGTGATCAGAATGAAAGATGCTCCTGAAACCCCTACTCCTTTTGACATGATCATTGAGAATGCAGATGGAGAAAAGAATCAGATTTTATTTGAATATCCGGATATTCAGCCTAACAACGCCATTCTAGACGAATTAAATTCTTTTGCAGATGCCATCACAGACGGCACGAATGTAGAAGTTTCCCTGGAAGACGGTACTGAAGCTTTAAAAGTTGCCCTGGAAATCGTGAGACTGATTTCTTAG
- the bla-A gene encoding CGA/CIA family class A beta-lactamase, protein MKKIGLFLILISSFAMAQKSALEQKINAITEGKKATVGVSVLGFENNFTYSKNGDKNLPTLSVFKFHIACAVLDLVDKGKLSLDQKIFFKKEDMLENTWSPIRKKYPDANISLSLSEVLDYTVALSDNNGCDMLLRLIGGTQTVQKFMDSKGVKGFQIKRNEDDMHKNWKTQYDNYSTPNSAVQVLKKFYDGKLLSKKSTHYLMQIMIGTKTGTNKIVEQLPKNTPVAHKTGSSGKYDNDLTVAENDMGIITLPNGKHYAIAVFVNNSTESDAVNCRMVSDISKAVWDDFNK, encoded by the coding sequence ATGAAAAAAATAGGTCTTTTTCTTATTCTGATATCGTCATTCGCAATGGCTCAGAAATCAGCTTTGGAACAAAAAATAAACGCTATTACTGAGGGTAAAAAAGCGACAGTTGGTGTTTCAGTGCTTGGTTTTGAAAATAATTTCACCTACAGCAAAAACGGAGATAAAAACCTTCCTACATTAAGTGTTTTTAAATTCCATATTGCATGTGCTGTGCTGGATCTCGTTGATAAAGGAAAACTATCTCTGGACCAGAAAATCTTTTTTAAAAAAGAAGATATGCTGGAAAATACATGGTCGCCTATCCGTAAGAAATACCCGGATGCCAATATTTCTCTTTCCCTGAGTGAGGTACTTGACTATACGGTTGCATTAAGCGACAATAATGGTTGTGATATGCTGCTGAGACTTATCGGAGGAACACAGACTGTTCAGAAGTTTATGGATTCTAAAGGAGTAAAAGGTTTCCAGATCAAACGCAATGAAGATGATATGCACAAAAACTGGAAAACCCAGTATGACAATTACAGTACGCCCAATTCAGCAGTACAGGTTCTGAAAAAGTTCTATGACGGGAAATTACTTTCCAAAAAGTCTACCCACTATCTGATGCAGATTATGATTGGGACAAAAACAGGAACCAATAAAATTGTTGAACAGCTGCCTAAAAATACGCCCGTTGCTCATAAAACCGGATCTTCCGGAAAGTATGACAATGATCTTACCGTTGCTGAAAATGATATGGGAATTATTACGCTTCCCAACGGGAAACACTATGCAATTGCCGTATTTGTAAACAATTCTACGGAGTCTGATGCTGTAAACTGCAGAATGGTTTCTGATATTTCCAAGGCGGTTTGGGATGATTTTAATAAATAA
- a CDS encoding 3-hydroxybutyryl-CoA dehydrogenase, with protein sequence MKNIVVIGAGTMGNGIAHTFAQSGFKVNLVDVSQDALDRGLKTITTNLDRIIAKGNLTEEQKAETLGNISTFTELKEAAGTADLIVEAATENQDLKLKIFGQMDELAPAYCILATNTSSISITKIAASTKRADKVIGMHFMNPVPIMKLVEIIKGYSTSKETFDVISDMSKTLGKVPVEVNDYPGFVANRILMPMINESIETLYNGVAGVEEIDTVMKLGMAHPMGPLQLADFIGLDICLAILNVMYDGFKNPKYAPNPLLVNMVMAGKLGVKSGEGFYDYSESKKAEKVSKMFLK encoded by the coding sequence ATCAAAAACATTGTAGTTATTGGAGCGGGAACCATGGGGAACGGTATTGCGCATACTTTTGCACAAAGCGGATTCAAAGTTAATCTGGTAGATGTATCTCAGGATGCGCTTGACAGAGGACTGAAAACGATTACAACCAACCTTGACAGAATAATTGCAAAGGGAAACCTTACTGAAGAGCAGAAAGCTGAAACATTAGGCAATATCAGTACTTTTACGGAACTTAAAGAGGCTGCAGGAACTGCTGATCTTATTGTAGAGGCTGCTACTGAAAATCAGGATCTGAAACTGAAGATCTTCGGACAGATGGACGAATTGGCTCCTGCCTACTGTATTCTGGCGACCAATACTTCTTCTATCTCCATTACTAAGATCGCGGCTTCTACAAAAAGAGCAGACAAAGTAATCGGGATGCATTTTATGAACCCTGTTCCTATTATGAAACTGGTAGAGATCATCAAAGGATATTCTACGTCTAAGGAGACTTTCGATGTGATCTCTGACATGAGCAAGACATTGGGTAAAGTTCCCGTGGAAGTTAATGATTATCCGGGATTTGTTGCCAACAGAATTCTTATGCCAATGATCAATGAGTCTATCGAAACTTTATACAACGGAGTGGCTGGCGTAGAAGAAATAGATACGGTAATGAAATTGGGAATGGCGCATCCGATGGGGCCTCTTCAACTGGCAGATTTTATCGGTCTTGATATCTGTCTTGCTATTCTTAATGTCATGTATGACGGTTTCAAAAATCCTAAATATGCTCCGAACCCACTTCTTGTAAACATGGTAATGGCCGGAAAACTGGGCGTAAAGTCAGGGGAAGGTTTTTATGATTATTCAGAAAGTAAAAAAGCTGAAAAAGTTTCAAAAATGTTTTTGAAATAA